One stretch of Pelmatolapia mariae isolate MD_Pm_ZW linkage group LG3_W, Pm_UMD_F_2, whole genome shotgun sequence DNA includes these proteins:
- the LOC134615803 gene encoding putative nuclease HARBI1, translated as MDTDHVLACVISLLMEEPQQPTRHGRMILLRLRDTHVQRNPLIYASVDVSPRTVCARSQHTCADQTPVLQDYLSVPVLDRYFNNEDTRPDFRLSRESVTALLNLLKQERRHGWGAPIEVLVFLFWLASGAAYRVVSRVFAIPRSTVHRIVHRVTEVVVAKRHQVIHLPRTPEDLHAMSNGFAQLAGHRAFVKAAGATDCCHVRIKPPSGPDGQCYRNRKLYPSIILQAVCDHQGRFVDTHVGWPGSVHDSRVLRHSPLYRQARYPPPGHFILADGGYPCLQHPLPLVTPYKRPVHGVGAQRFNSHHARARSVIERAFGMMKTRFRAIFLQALEVHHTFVPHVITACAVLHNICIGAGDIVAPDEEPEDDAQDEGETGVEAVSGAHWRDQLSAEVSALEEVPPDHDYCQQASIP; from the exons ATGGACACAGACCACGTCCTTGCGTGTGTCATTTCCCTGCTAATGGAAGAGCCCCAACAACCCACCCGTCACGGACGAATGATCCTTTTGCGACTACGGGACACCCACGTGCAG CGTAACCCCCTGATATATGCAAGTGTAGATGTGAGTCCCAGGACTGTGTGCGCCCGCAGCCAgcacacatgtgcag ACCAGACCCCTGTACTGCAGGATTACCTGAGTGTCCCGGTCCTGGACAGATACTTCAACAATGAGGACACCAGGCCTGATTTCCGCCTCAGCAGGGAGTCCGTGACAGCGCTGCTGAATCTACTGAAGCAGGAACGGAGACATGGGTGGGGTGCCCCGATCGAGGTCCTCGTGTTCCTCTTCTGGCTGGCGAGTGGTGCAGCCTACAGGGTCGTGTCCAGGGTGTTCGCAATACCCCGTTCCACTGTCCACCGCATTGTGCACAGGGTCACAGAGGTGGTGGTGGCCAAGCGCCACCAGGTCATCCACCTCCCACGGACCCCAGAAGACCTGCATGCCATGTCCAATGGGTTTGCACAGCTGGCAGGCCATAGGGCGTTTGTGAAGGCTGCTGGTGCAACTGACTGCTGCCATGTCCGCATCAAGCCCCCCAGCGGCCCTGACGGTCAGTGctacaggaacaggaagttgtACCCGTCCATAATCCTGCAGGCTGTATGTGACCATCAGGGCCGCTTTGTCGATACACATGTGGGCTGGCCGGGGTCAGTGCATGACTCCAGGGTCCTCCGCCACAGCCCACTGTACCGACAGGCCCGTTACCCTCCCCCAGGGCATTTCATCCTTGCAGATGGAGGGTACCCATGTCTCCAACATCCACTCCCCCTCGTAACCCCCTACAAGAGGCCAGTCCACGGTGTGGGAGCCCAGCGCTTTAACTCACATCACGCCAGGGCACGCTCTGTCATAGAGCGTGCCTTTGGAATGATGAAGACAAGGTTCCGTGCCATCTTCCTGCAAGCGCTGGAGGTGCACCACACCTTCGTGCCACAT GTCATAACAGCATGTGCCGTGCTGCACAACATCTGCATCGGTGCTGGTGACATTGTGGCCCCAGATGAGGAACCTGAGGATGATGCCCAAGATGAGGGGGAGACTGGTGTGGAGGCAGTCAGTGGTGCACACTGGCGGGACCAGCTATCGGCTGAGGTGTCTGCCCTGGAGGAGGTACCCCCGGACCACGATTATTGTCAGCAGGCAAGTATCCCTTAG